A window from gamma proteobacterium SS-5 encodes these proteins:
- a CDS encoding response regulator, which produces MTGDREPLLEEVASEDAELLGIFLEEAQELGEEMDRALQSWQQNPQDKTALEPLKRVLHTLKGGARLAGVMQMGDLSHAYESLFMAIIQGNIGVTEPVLTLTRRVADHLLAQIESLAECGKLPSSGPLLQALERAQQGDWSASETLPAPTRAAPAKAPASAPSGPAAKSAPVPTAVPGPSAAPRAHNRPSSKTLSKQEMVRVRADRLDQMINNSGEISIFRARIEQQSGQIGFNLEELEQTALRLRGQLRRLELETEAQIQFRYERAREEGASMSDAFDPLEMDRFTTMQQIARGIAETVDDLVNVNEAINDANRVSESLLLQQSRVNNDLQDALLRTRMVSFSQVVPRLQRLVRQTAQTLGKQAELVVSGAGGDVDRSILDRIVAPLEHILRNACSHGIEEPAQRQAAGKNERGRIQMSLLREGKDMLIRVQDDGAGVNLKAVRKKALDRGLMTEQMELSDDELIQFLLEPGFSTASQVTQISGRGVGMDVVVSEVKQLGGVLDIRSKSGQGTRFDIRLPSTLSLTETLLVAVGEDTFAVPHTSVEGVIRMPREQLKACYDGLQEGVEYAGRIYRVRYLADMLGFVDPLGDFFPEQRKWYPMLLVRHGEQRVAIQVDRMLGSRQIVVKTVGPQLATVRWITGGTILADGRVALILDVSTLVRLSSRSGSQFKVLKHGELPDVSFDEPVPAAPEKKDEPLVMVVDDSITVRKVTSRLLSRHAMRVVTAKDGVDAVALLQEALPDIFLLDIEMPRMDGYELTRHLRHAEEYRDIPIIMITSRSGDKHRQHAMDLGVNLYLGKPFQEAELMASIRKLLREKRNKVLLREHNNRGEKA; this is translated from the coding sequence ATGACAGGGGACAGGGAGCCTTTGTTGGAGGAGGTGGCCAGTGAGGATGCCGAGTTGTTGGGCATCTTCCTGGAAGAGGCCCAGGAGCTGGGCGAGGAGATGGACCGTGCCCTGCAATCCTGGCAACAGAACCCCCAGGACAAGACCGCCCTGGAACCGCTGAAGCGGGTGCTGCATACCCTCAAGGGGGGCGCACGCCTGGCCGGGGTGATGCAGATGGGCGATCTGAGCCATGCCTATGAGTCCCTGTTCATGGCCATCATCCAGGGCAATATCGGCGTGACCGAGCCGGTGCTGACCCTGACCCGGCGCGTGGCCGATCACCTGCTGGCGCAGATCGAATCCCTCGCCGAATGCGGCAAGCTGCCCTCCAGTGGGCCGCTGTTGCAGGCCCTGGAGCGGGCCCAGCAGGGCGACTGGTCGGCCAGCGAGACCCTGCCCGCGCCGACCCGGGCCGCGCCAGCCAAGGCCCCGGCATCGGCCCCATCCGGCCCTGCGGCGAAATCGGCACCGGTACCGACGGCGGTACCTGGCCCGAGCGCCGCGCCAAGGGCCCACAACCGGCCGAGCAGCAAGACCCTGAGCAAGCAGGAGATGGTGCGGGTACGCGCCGACCGGCTCGATCAGATGATCAATAACTCTGGCGAGATCAGTATCTTCCGCGCCCGTATCGAACAGCAGTCCGGGCAGATCGGCTTCAATCTGGAGGAGCTGGAGCAGACCGCCCTGCGCCTGCGCGGTCAGCTGCGCCGCCTGGAGCTGGAGACCGAGGCGCAGATCCAGTTCCGCTACGAGCGCGCCCGGGAAGAGGGTGCCAGCATGAGCGACGCCTTCGACCCGCTGGAGATGGACCGCTTCACCACCATGCAGCAGATCGCCCGGGGCATCGCCGAGACGGTGGACGACCTGGTCAACGTCAACGAGGCGATAAACGACGCCAACCGGGTCAGTGAGAGCCTGCTGCTGCAGCAGTCCCGGGTCAACAACGACCTGCAGGATGCCCTGCTGCGCACGCGCATGGTGTCCTTCTCCCAGGTGGTGCCCCGGCTGCAACGCCTGGTGCGTCAGACCGCCCAGACCCTGGGCAAGCAGGCCGAGCTGGTGGTCAGCGGTGCCGGTGGTGACGTGGACCGCAGCATCCTGGACCGCATCGTCGCCCCGCTGGAGCACATACTGCGTAACGCCTGCTCCCACGGCATCGAGGAACCGGCCCAGCGCCAGGCGGCGGGCAAGAATGAGCGCGGCCGCATCCAGATGTCCCTGCTGCGCGAGGGCAAGGACATGCTGATCCGGGTGCAGGACGACGGCGCTGGGGTGAACCTCAAGGCGGTGCGCAAAAAGGCCCTGGACCGGGGCCTGATGACCGAACAGATGGAGCTGTCCGACGACGAGCTGATCCAGTTCCTGCTGGAACCGGGCTTCTCCACCGCCAGCCAGGTGACCCAGATCTCCGGCCGGGGGGTGGGCATGGACGTGGTGGTGAGCGAGGTCAAACAGCTCGGCGGTGTGCTGGATATCCGCTCCAAGAGCGGCCAAGGCACGCGCTTTGATATTCGCCTGCCCTCCACCCTATCCCTTACCGAGACCCTGCTGGTGGCCGTGGGCGAGGACACCTTCGCCGTGCCCCACACCAGCGTCGAGGGGGTCATCCGCATGCCCAGGGAGCAGCTCAAGGCCTGCTATGACGGCCTCCAGGAAGGGGTGGAATACGCCGGACGCATCTACCGGGTGCGCTATCTGGCGGACATGCTCGGCTTTGTCGATCCCCTCGGCGACTTCTTCCCGGAACAGCGCAAATGGTACCCCATGCTGCTGGTACGCCACGGCGAGCAGCGTGTCGCCATCCAGGTGGACCGCATGCTCGGCAGCCGCCAGATCGTGGTCAAGACCGTCGGCCCGCAGCTGGCCACGGTGCGCTGGATCACCGGCGGCACCATCCTGGCCGACGGCCGGGTGGCGCTGATCCTGGATGTCTCCACCCTGGTGCGTCTGTCCAGCCGCAGCGGCAGCCAGTTCAAGGTGCTCAAGCACGGCGAACTGCCCGATGTCAGCTTCGACGAGCCGGTGCCCGCCGCGCCGGAGAAGAAGGACGAGCCCCTGGTCATGGTGGTGGACGACTCCATCACCGTGCGCAAGGTCACCAGCCGCCTGCTCAGCCGCCACGCTATGCGGGTGGTTACCGCCAAGGACGGGGTGGACGCCGTGGCCCTGCTGCAAGAAGCGCTGCCGGACATCTTCCTGCTGGATATAGAGATGCCGCGCATGGACGGCTACGAGCTGACCCGCCACCTGCGCCACGCCGAGGAATACCGCGACATACCCATTATCATGATCACCTCGCGCTCCGGCGACAAACACCGCCAGCACGCCATGGACCTGGGGGTGAACCTCTACCTGGGCAAGCCCTTCCAGGAGGCGGAACTCATGGCCAGCATCCGCAAGCTGCTGCGGGAAAAGCGCAACAAGGTCCTACTCAGAGAACACAACAACAGAGGAGAAAAGGCATGA
- a CDS encoding YibE/F family protein, giving the protein MKLTERLEKMFGEYRDDKEMEKWFMSLAPLTIAFLFFVIFMLPVKIENKDLILVAAGCAGFAGLQAYWVVRGWKRAEGMTILQGLLGIALALLVAWSYLHFLHLNPGPIVG; this is encoded by the coding sequence ATGAAATTGACCGAACGGCTGGAGAAGATGTTTGGCGAGTACCGCGACGACAAGGAGATGGAAAAATGGTTCATGTCCCTGGCACCCCTGACCATCGCCTTCCTGTTCTTCGTCATCTTCATGCTGCCGGTGAAGATCGAAAACAAGGACCTGATCCTGGTGGCCGCCGGTTGCGCCGGTTTTGCCGGCCTGCAGGCCTACTGGGTGGTGCGCGGCTGGAAACGGGCCGAGGGCATGACCATACTGCAGGGCCTGCTCGGCATAGCCCTGGCCCTGTTGGTGGCCTGGTCCTACCTGCACTTCCTGCATCTCAATCCAGGTCCGATTGTTGGCTGA
- a CDS encoding DUF853 family protein: MKQEILIGGNGRQQVSLSAATANRHGMIAGATGTGKTVTLQVLAEGFSRIGVPVFMADVKGDLSGLASAGGMNERIQQRLDRIGIADYRNQPSPVLFWDLFRRLGHPVRTTISDMGPLLLSSLLELNDTQTGVLYSAFALADDHGMLLLDLKDLRSMLNWLSENARSLSSQYGNISRASVGAIQRRLLVLEEQGAEQFFGEPALNINDLMITDFSGRGVISVLDVTDLMNKSPRLYATYLLWLLSELFETLPEVGDPDKPRLVLFFDEAHLLFDRAPRALLDKVEQAVRLIRSKGVGIFFISQSPLDVPADILGQLGARVQHALRAFTPRDRKAVRSVAETFRPNPELDSEQVITELATGEALVSVLDEQGAPSQVQRILVRPPESRIGPLTPAERAQTLERSPLKGRYDQDIDRESAHEILMQRAEHEAQAAAQRDAQSAAEPGQGRRAPSRQGFGEAIGKSLVRSLSSSIGRQIGNKIVRGILGSILR, encoded by the coding sequence TTGAAACAAGAGATTCTTATCGGCGGTAACGGCCGCCAACAGGTATCCCTGTCGGCCGCCACCGCCAATCGTCACGGCATGATCGCCGGGGCCACCGGCACCGGCAAGACGGTCACCCTGCAGGTGCTGGCAGAGGGCTTCTCGCGCATCGGCGTACCCGTGTTCATGGCCGACGTGAAGGGCGACCTGTCCGGCCTGGCCAGCGCCGGCGGCATGAACGAGCGCATCCAGCAGCGGCTGGATCGGATCGGCATCGCGGACTATCGCAACCAGCCCAGTCCGGTGCTGTTCTGGGACCTGTTCCGCCGTCTCGGCCACCCGGTGCGCACCACCATCTCCGACATGGGCCCGCTGCTGCTGTCCAGCCTGCTGGAGCTGAACGACACCCAGACCGGGGTGCTCTACAGCGCCTTTGCCCTGGCCGATGACCACGGCATGTTGCTGCTGGACCTCAAGGACCTGCGCAGCATGCTCAACTGGCTGAGCGAGAACGCCCGCAGCCTGAGCAGCCAGTACGGCAACATCAGCCGGGCCAGCGTGGGGGCCATCCAACGCCGCCTGCTGGTGCTGGAGGAACAGGGGGCGGAACAGTTTTTTGGCGAACCGGCGCTGAACATCAACGACTTGATGATCACCGACTTCTCCGGCCGCGGCGTTATCAGCGTGCTGGATGTCACCGACCTGATGAACAAATCCCCCCGGCTCTACGCCACCTACCTGCTCTGGCTGTTGTCCGAGCTGTTCGAGACCCTGCCCGAGGTGGGCGACCCGGACAAGCCCAGGCTGGTGCTGTTCTTCGATGAGGCCCATCTGCTGTTCGACCGCGCCCCGCGCGCCCTGCTGGACAAGGTCGAACAAGCGGTGCGGCTGATCCGCTCCAAGGGCGTGGGGATATTCTTCATCAGTCAGAGCCCGCTGGATGTGCCGGCCGATATCCTCGGTCAGCTCGGTGCGCGGGTGCAACACGCCCTGCGCGCCTTCACCCCGCGTGACCGCAAGGCGGTGCGCAGCGTGGCCGAGACCTTCCGCCCCAACCCCGAGCTGGACAGCGAACAGGTGATCACCGAACTGGCCACCGGCGAGGCCCTGGTCTCGGTACTGGACGAGCAGGGCGCGCCCAGCCAGGTGCAGCGCATACTGGTACGGCCACCGGAATCGCGCATCGGCCCCCTGACCCCGGCGGAGCGGGCGCAGACCCTGGAACGCTCACCGCTGAAGGGCCGTTACGATCAGGACATAGACCGTGAATCGGCCCACGAGATCCTCATGCAACGGGCCGAGCATGAGGCCCAGGCCGCCGCCCAACGCGACGCCCAGAGCGCCGCCGAACCGGGCCAGGGCCGCCGCGCCCCCAGCCGACAGGGCTTTGGCGAGGCCATCGGCAAGAGCCTGGTCCGCTCCCTGTCCAGCAGCATCGGCCGCCAGATCGGCAACAAGATAGTGCGCGGTATCCTCGGCTCCATCCTGCGTTAG
- a CDS encoding SEC-C domain-containing protein, with product MTISGKIRALLELGEKARPSTEIDYQAYGFSCADVPDLLDLVSQAGELTAQGDEDLAPAHALFVLARLGCPESIPPLLEHLDAYLDTWLFEDFMIEGLTLFGEPLIEHLLHLLWKEDPKQMIQRTIAVTTLAMLGRHQSDLYPRVVRQLTNYLDSSQASDPLFNSHVVASLAELGAVDALGVITRRFQEGAVNYEFCGDLEQVEIEMGVRQWRESPYPDFADELIDADDDLPWEELMEIRGYLEQFDSPQAINSLLELQGFLYAIRSAPCFFAPQAWIYMLWGAPGQYPTGMDKDDLRKLVELALFLYDWVEPGMDRIGIDEALYEGHLDQDPWGVPRVWCRGYKKGLEIWPELDPSNAEILRLHSQPMALFWAEQAPGPEQIPYEDAEQVLSSIDSAAEIIYQHFTGERLVAHMEQAITKPKVGRNDPCPCGSGKKYKKCCL from the coding sequence ATGACGATATCCGGCAAGATCCGGGCCCTGCTTGAACTTGGCGAGAAAGCAAGACCCTCGACCGAGATCGACTATCAGGCCTACGGCTTCAGCTGCGCCGATGTGCCTGACCTGCTCGACCTGGTAAGCCAGGCCGGGGAGCTGACCGCGCAAGGGGACGAAGACCTGGCACCGGCCCATGCCCTGTTCGTGCTCGCGCGGCTGGGCTGCCCCGAATCCATCCCGCCCCTGCTGGAGCACCTGGATGCCTACCTGGATACCTGGCTGTTTGAAGACTTCATGATCGAAGGCCTGACCCTGTTCGGCGAACCCCTGATAGAGCACCTGCTGCACCTGCTCTGGAAGGAAGACCCGAAACAGATGATACAAAGGACGATTGCGGTGACCACCCTGGCCATGTTGGGCCGTCATCAGTCAGACCTGTACCCACGGGTGGTGCGGCAGCTGACCAACTACCTGGACTCCAGCCAGGCCAGCGACCCCCTGTTCAACAGCCATGTAGTGGCCTCCCTGGCTGAACTGGGCGCGGTTGATGCCTTGGGAGTCATTACCCGCCGCTTCCAGGAGGGAGCGGTCAACTACGAATTCTGCGGTGACCTGGAGCAGGTGGAGATCGAAATGGGGGTGCGCCAATGGCGTGAAAGCCCCTACCCGGACTTTGCCGACGAACTGATCGACGCGGACGATGACCTGCCCTGGGAAGAGCTGATGGAGATACGCGGCTATCTGGAGCAGTTCGACAGCCCCCAGGCGATCAACAGCCTGCTGGAGCTGCAAGGCTTTCTCTACGCCATCCGCTCGGCCCCCTGTTTTTTCGCCCCCCAGGCATGGATATACATGCTCTGGGGTGCACCGGGGCAGTACCCCACGGGCATGGACAAGGATGATCTGCGCAAACTGGTGGAGCTGGCGCTCTTCCTCTACGATTGGGTTGAACCCGGCATGGACCGCATCGGCATCGACGAGGCCCTCTACGAGGGGCACCTGGACCAAGACCCCTGGGGGGTACCCAGGGTCTGGTGCCGGGGCTACAAAAAGGGCCTGGAGATCTGGCCCGAACTCGACCCAAGCAATGCCGAGATACTCCGCCTCCACAGCCAACCCATGGCCCTGTTCTGGGCAGAGCAGGCCCCAGGACCCGAGCAGATCCCCTACGAGGACGCCGAACAAGTGCTCAGTTCCATAGATTCAGCGGCCGAGATCATCTATCAGCACTTCACCGGAGAAAGGCTGGTAGCGCACATGGAACAGGCCATCACCAAACCCAAGGTAGGCCGCAACGACCCCTGCCCCTGCGGCAGCGGCAAGAAATACAAAAAATGCTGTCTGTAA
- a CDS encoding Hpt domain-containing protein gives MNNIDQRNLGNQSSLGWVRDSLDELIKTAQAGLEEFAAQPDQPEPMQRACDSLAQVQGSLKMIELYGVALLAEEMEQLALALLQGRVTKVNEATEVLMTALVRLPDRLDRIQQGGADSPMALLDLVNDLRVCRDEPLVNGLALFGQEVEQRLAEHYVSGGQTNPNMPKIAAKLRDSYIKGLLHWIRNPASKDGIKLVLGVVDRFVQYAGTDQVKYFFQALGAVCVSLANDELEGGAALKKLLAKIDREIKQIIAGGEQAFIDDPEPELFKTLLYYVVQSRSQDPRVLQVRERFGLEPLGQADEGGSVGGLNQELIESISAAVKDDLQAIKDAFNRYGKGAEDTDLNGIQGQINRLADTIGMLGQGGLSQLLKQQVEQIQGWIEVGQRPDENQLMDLAGGLVQVEMALDNLHLGGAQPDSAGVDLDDLMAATLRESTLELSHIKEGLGLYLERPGNGLPDNLPARFSGVLGALSIVQMDELAAMVRLVQDYTQARLGGAELPQQDELQALADLVAAVEFYMESIAEGLGLEGRILPAARGARQRLQAIYDALPQPQPQPQPEPEPEPAAEPQAEPGLEQQLADATEGELELPELGELPDLDAELAAETEPEPEAEPWSGQGQEEIELAPLAEPEPEDQSSQAVEEEEISLEPLSDAADEEEISLSPPTAADAETIELAWDEPEPESEPETQLDPAEEEEEISLEPLADAMADEQEQAPLSPPTAADAETIELAWDEPEPESEPETQLDPAEEEEEISLEPLADAMADEQEQAPLSPQAAAATEAVELAWDEPEPEPEATQPAPANAQQQAALKELMTALQHYRAALAPGQAMDPAFAQLAEQAEQRLRQIQADPESAPEAATAPEQPQAMPVPEPEPEPEPEPEPMAEAADDEGPDSEILEVFFEEAEEELDVIQQVLPLWLENTADKESIGRVRRSFHTLKGSGRLVGLEAIGEFAWSLENLLNKLLEGRLEANADLTGLMAEVLELLPALIEAERDRGKAPAGYQALMQRAFALAEGRALEGAGLDLAGFDETQALAEAEPRPTEEEAEAPIAMDETLALAEEEEVPEQPLGADRDEDEGPGPEINLDTSLLTDLDQALEDSPPSPLQMDATLKEIFEAEAREHIDCIEAFLQACDVEAGCAVSNELLRALHTLAGSAHMAECGPIARIAKASERYFEIMQGYAIPVREEEADLLVTTAEMVRAILDVINAQGAQLPDWHGHLDDVQAKLVRLEAEATQGMSTLFADSRLEPDDLPAPPTPRAKPGPQPEPELTPQPQPQPEPEAEPAAAPGPEVTTQARPGAEDEDESISEDPFFEAARAAVPQVEEEDDDEPMEDPFLEAMGNSLDELDPDAAEEPVKSLEQRLGLEQELSDSDLRLDEDSGLDALASVPQSDRGATAANDLDLLEDVEGSDPELLEIFLEEAQELGEGMDAALQGWQAQQDSDSLNQLKRLLHTLKGASRLAGVIQIGDLSHAYESLFMAIEQGRLPVDDPLLGLIRQVGDHLLAQIDALATTGKVPSSQRLIEALEVAQRGER, from the coding sequence ATGAACAACATCGATCAACGCAACCTCGGCAATCAAAGCAGCCTCGGATGGGTCCGCGACAGCCTGGATGAGCTGATCAAGACGGCCCAGGCCGGTCTGGAGGAGTTCGCCGCCCAGCCCGACCAGCCCGAGCCCATGCAGCGCGCCTGCGACAGCCTGGCCCAGGTGCAGGGCAGCCTGAAGATGATCGAGCTGTACGGCGTGGCCCTGCTCGCCGAGGAGATGGAACAGCTGGCCCTGGCCCTGCTGCAGGGCCGCGTGACCAAGGTCAACGAGGCCACCGAGGTACTGATGACCGCCCTGGTGCGCCTGCCGGACCGGCTCGATCGCATCCAGCAGGGCGGTGCCGACTCGCCCATGGCCCTGCTCGATCTGGTCAACGACCTGCGCGTGTGCCGCGATGAACCCCTGGTCAACGGCCTGGCCCTGTTCGGCCAGGAGGTGGAACAGCGCCTGGCCGAACACTACGTCAGCGGCGGCCAGACCAACCCCAACATGCCCAAGATCGCGGCCAAGCTGCGCGACAGCTACATCAAGGGCCTGCTGCACTGGATTCGCAACCCCGCCAGCAAGGACGGCATCAAACTGGTGCTGGGGGTGGTGGACCGCTTCGTCCAATACGCCGGCACCGATCAGGTCAAATACTTCTTCCAGGCCCTGGGCGCGGTCTGCGTCTCCCTGGCCAACGATGAGCTGGAGGGCGGCGCCGCGCTGAAAAAGCTGCTGGCCAAGATCGACCGCGAGATCAAGCAGATCATCGCCGGCGGCGAGCAGGCCTTCATCGACGACCCCGAGCCCGAGCTGTTCAAGACCCTGCTCTACTATGTGGTGCAATCCCGCAGCCAGGACCCCAGGGTGCTGCAGGTGCGCGAGCGCTTCGGCCTGGAACCACTGGGCCAGGCCGATGAGGGCGGCAGCGTCGGCGGCCTCAACCAGGAACTGATCGAATCCATCAGCGCTGCGGTGAAGGACGACCTGCAGGCCATCAAGGACGCCTTCAACCGCTACGGCAAGGGGGCCGAGGATACCGACCTGAATGGCATCCAGGGGCAGATCAACCGCCTCGCCGACACCATAGGCATGCTCGGCCAGGGCGGCCTGAGTCAACTGCTCAAGCAGCAGGTGGAGCAGATCCAGGGCTGGATCGAGGTTGGCCAGCGGCCGGACGAAAACCAGCTGATGGACCTGGCCGGCGGCCTGGTGCAGGTCGAAATGGCGCTGGACAACCTGCACTTGGGCGGTGCCCAGCCGGACAGCGCCGGGGTGGACCTGGACGACCTGATGGCCGCCACCCTGCGTGAATCCACCCTGGAGCTGTCCCACATCAAGGAAGGCCTGGGCCTCTACCTGGAGCGCCCCGGCAACGGCCTGCCGGACAATCTCCCGGCCCGCTTCAGCGGCGTGCTGGGGGCCCTGAGCATAGTGCAGATGGATGAACTGGCGGCCATGGTGCGGCTGGTACAGGACTATACCCAGGCCCGCCTGGGGGGTGCCGAGCTGCCCCAGCAGGACGAACTCCAGGCCCTGGCCGACCTGGTCGCGGCGGTGGAGTTCTACATGGAGTCCATCGCCGAGGGGTTGGGTCTGGAGGGCCGTATCCTGCCCGCTGCGCGGGGTGCCCGGCAGCGCCTGCAGGCCATCTACGATGCCTTGCCCCAGCCCCAGCCCCAGCCCCAACCCGAGCCAGAACCAGAACCTGCGGCTGAGCCCCAGGCCGAACCCGGTCTGGAGCAGCAGTTGGCCGATGCCACCGAAGGCGAGCTAGAATTGCCCGAACTGGGCGAACTGCCCGACCTGGATGCCGAACTGGCCGCAGAGACCGAGCCCGAGCCTGAAGCCGAGCCCTGGAGCGGCCAAGGGCAGGAAGAAATCGAGCTGGCCCCCCTGGCCGAGCCTGAGCCCGAGGACCAGTCGAGCCAGGCCGTGGAAGAGGAAGAAATCAGCCTGGAGCCGTTGAGCGACGCGGCTGATGAAGAAGAGATTTCGCTCAGCCCGCCAACGGCGGCTGACGCAGAGACCATCGAGCTGGCCTGGGACGAGCCTGAGCCCGAATCAGAACCTGAAACCCAGCTGGACCCAGCAGAGGAAGAGGAAGAAATCAGCCTGGAGCCCCTGGCCGATGCCATGGCGGATGAACAGGAACAGGCCCCGCTCAGCCCGCCAACGGCGGCTGACGCAGAGACCATCGAGCTGGCCTGGGACGAGCCCGAGCCCGAATCAGAACCTGAAACCCAGCTGGACCCAGCAGAGGAAGAGGAAGAAATCAGCCTGGAGCCCCTGGCCGATGCCATGGCGGATGAACAGGAACAGGCCCCGCTCAGCCCACAGGCGGCAGCCGCAACAGAGGCCGTCGAGCTGGCTTGGGACGAGCCCGAGCCCGAGCCCGAAGCCACACAACCGGCCCCGGCAAATGCCCAGCAACAGGCCGCCTTGAAAGAACTCATGACCGCCCTGCAACACTACCGGGCGGCGCTGGCCCCTGGGCAGGCCATGGACCCCGCCTTCGCCCAGCTCGCCGAGCAGGCCGAACAGCGGCTGCGTCAGATCCAGGCCGACCCGGAATCGGCCCCGGAAGCCGCCACCGCGCCTGAGCAACCCCAGGCCATGCCAGTGCCCGAACCTGAACCCGAACCGGAACCGGAGCCCGAACCCATGGCCGAGGCAGCGGACGACGAAGGTCCGGACAGCGAGATCCTCGAGGTCTTTTTCGAAGAGGCCGAGGAAGAGCTGGACGTCATCCAGCAGGTGCTGCCCCTGTGGCTGGAGAACACCGCCGACAAGGAATCCATCGGCCGGGTGCGGCGCTCCTTCCACACCCTCAAGGGCAGTGGTCGGCTGGTGGGTCTGGAGGCCATTGGCGAATTCGCCTGGTCGCTGGAGAACCTGCTCAACAAGCTGCTGGAGGGTCGGCTGGAGGCCAATGCCGATCTCACCGGCCTGATGGCCGAGGTGCTGGAACTACTGCCCGCCCTGATCGAGGCCGAGCGCGACCGGGGCAAGGCCCCGGCGGGCTATCAGGCGCTGATGCAACGCGCCTTCGCCCTGGCCGAGGGGCGCGCCCTGGAGGGCGCAGGGCTGGACCTGGCCGGGTTCGACGAGACCCAGGCACTGGCCGAGGCCGAGCCCCGGCCGACAGAAGAAGAGGCGGAAGCGCCCATCGCCATGGACGAGACCCTGGCCCTGGCCGAGGAAGAAGAGGTGCCGGAACAACCCCTGGGGGCGGACCGGGACGAGGACGAGGGGCCCGGCCCGGAGATCAACCTGGACACCAGCCTGCTGACTGATCTGGATCAGGCGCTGGAAGACAGCCCCCCCTCCCCCTTGCAGATGGATGCCACGCTGAAGGAGATATTCGAGGCCGAGGCGCGGGAGCACATCGACTGCATCGAGGCCTTCCTGCAGGCCTGTGACGTAGAGGCGGGCTGCGCGGTCAGCAACGAATTGCTGCGCGCCCTGCACACCCTGGCGGGCAGCGCCCACATGGCCGAATGCGGCCCCATCGCCCGCATCGCCAAGGCCAGCGAGCGCTATTTCGAGATCATGCAGGGCTACGCCATCCCGGTGCGCGAGGAGGAGGCCGACCTGCTGGTGACCACGGCCGAAATGGTGCGCGCCATCCTCGATGTGATCAATGCCCAGGGTGCCCAGCTGCCCGACTGGCATGGCCACCTGGACGACGTGCAGGCCAAGCTGGTGCGCCTGGAGGCCGAGGCCACCCAGGGCATGAGCACCCTGTTTGCCGACTCGCGCCTGGAGCCGGATGACCTCCCGGCCCCGCCAACGCCCCGAGCCAAACCTGGGCCTCAGCCTGAACCTGAACTTACGCCTCAGCCTCAGCCTCAGCCTGAGCCCGAAGCCGAGCCCGCCGCAGCGCCAGGGCCAGAGGTGACCACACAGGCACGGCCAGGGGCCGAGGACGAAGATGAATCCATCAGCGAAGACCCCTTCTTCGAGGCGGCGCGGGCGGCCGTGCCCCAGGTCGAGGAGGAAGACGATGATGAGCCCATGGAAGACCCCTTCCTGGAGGCCATGGGCAACAGCCTGGACGAGCTGGACCCGGACGCCGCCGAGGAGCCGGTCAAGTCTCTGGAGCAGCGCCTGGGCCTGGAGCAGGAGCTGAGCGACTCGGACCTGCGCCTGGACGAGGACTCCGGTCTGGATGCCCTGGCCAGCGTGCCCCAGAGCGATCGAGGGGCAACGGCGGCAAATGATCTGGACCTGCTGGAGGATGTCGAGGGCAGTGACCCCGAGCTGCTGGAGATCTTCCTGGAGGAGGCGCAGGAGCTGGGCGAGGGCATGGATGCCGCCCTGCAGGGCTGGCAGGCCCAGCAGGACAGCGACTCCCTGAACCAGCTCAAGCGCCTGCTGCACACCCTCAAGGGGGCCTCGCGCCTGGCCGGGGTGATACAGATCGGTGATCTGAGCCATGCCTACGAATCCCTGTTCATGGCCATAGAGCAGGGCCGTCTGCCGGTGGACGACCCCCTGTTGGGCCTGATCCGCCAGGTGGGCGACCACCTGCTGGCGCAGATCGATGCCCTGGCCACCACCGGCAAGGTGCCTTCCAGCCAACGCTTGATCGAGGCGCTGGAGGTGGCCCAGAGGGGGGAGCGCTGA